GCGCTACTGTTTTGGCTGAAAACCGTTTCATCGCAAAAAGGGTGTTATTGAACTCATAACAAAGGTTCAGCTGTAGGACACATGATCTGTTTTGCCACCTCAAGGGTATTCTTTATGTTTCGGAAAGCTCCCTTCACTGTATTCATCCTGTGTGCTTGATGGCTGCAACACTCTTGCTCTCCAAAATAGCCAACACAGATACTAACCTAACTGTGCTGTATAACAAACCCTTGTCTTTTAAAAACCCTTTTCTGTCCTATTCTTGATAAAGGCCTACTATAGGTCTGTGTTACCCACCTCTCTTATCCAAACCTTCCAAATCAGCTGTGTCACTGAGCTAGCAAAATTGTCAATTTGTAAAATTGTCAATGTGTGATTCAggcctactttttttttttttttaaaacaaattaagttTGCAAAGGAAACATGCATGCATGACTTGTATTTTTGAAGAAGCTGATTGTTGGGTCTATAACATCCAAAATTTAATTCTTCTGGACATCTGCTGCTCAAGAGAAACTTTGAAAACCAGTTGAGGTAGACTTTAGGGGTTTTTTAATCTGGGTGTTTTGTGGGTCTGCTCGCTAAAACTCAACCCATCGCTTCTCTTTGCTTCCTCTCGTGAGGAATGCGAACAGGTGAAGCTCTGCTGTGTGCAATCAAATGAGTACAGGCCGACTGTTTGACCCAGTGAACAGAGTGCCTTTATGTCTTCTCCAGCTCCACCGCTGCTGTGAAAGAGTGTGTGTCCTCTAGTTTAAGAGACCACTGAGaataaagctgcaactaatgattactttcattttcagttaaactgcagattattttctcttttatagaTAGTCatgttttatctataaaatgtcagacaacagtaaaaatgtcttgttttgtccgaccaacagtccaaaactcaaagatattcagtgttTGCTATCATGTTTGACAaggaaaagcatcaaatcctcacatttgagaaactgcaCAACATGACTCAATTATTCGAtttatcaaaatacttgcagattaatattttcttttgatcaactGATTGATAAATGGACTAATCGCTGTAGCTTTAAGTGTCTTATGCTGAGTAAAAGGGAACAAACACTGATGAAattggtgtgtttttatagCGCATGATGCTCGGTTACCGTGACTGCTAAAATTAAACCTGTGCTACAAAAGGTAACGCAGCATGATTTGTGCTTTGACACTTACAAATGACACACGCTAGTTCTGACTATTTTATGGATACAGCCATGACCTCCCGTCACATGCTGAAGATTAAGCTCAGCTCAACACCAACAAGCTGAGAAAAAAAGCCAAGTACAACCAAACTATTGACTATCAGCTGTGAGCTTCTTTACTTCATTTCACCTCATTCTTGACACTTCCCTTCTCACTCAAGAATAGTCTACCCCTACCGCACATCTTTATGCAcacattgtgtttgtgcatgaagTTGTCCCGGCGACAATGTTAAGACTATCCCAAGTTTCAATGTGCTCAGCAGTAAAATGTCTTCTGTAATCTTCACATCCTGCTTTGAGCTGAGTTGTGTTTCCTGTCCTTTTGACCAAGCAGAAGCTGGCTGACCTCATGTGTATCACCCAACTGAAAAAAAGATTAGGCAAGGTTTCAGATACTCAAAACAGGACCGAAGAGAATCAAACGTTGGCTGTCTTTTTATACAGCTATCACATAAAACTATGTAGCTCATTTGAGCCAAGTTAGGCTagatgatttcttttttttttttttttttttaagttttgctTTTCCAAGTCAGCCTCTGTGTTACAAGTTCCTCTTAGTACTAAATGTCAGTTCCACAACAGGATTGAGTCAAAACATAGTTCACATTTTGTTATTactgccttttaaaaaaaacaaaataagtgtTTTAAGAAATGCCTGACTTACtgattaacattaaatattaagtCCTTGCTCTGGTATTGGGTGTTGCTGTACAGAAACAGCCACAAAGATCACCGTGAGAGGGAGACTATAGTTGTAGCAGACTGCGGCCAGACTGTTAAGAGATGAGTCACAGGAACAAATGTGTTGAGGTTGGGAGGGTGTTTGAGAAAACCTATCAGCTAGATTTCAACAGTTTATAGATATCTAGCCTATCTATTTTTCCATTGCttcagttttaatttgtttaatttacaCTTGCACCCATTAATTCTTTAGATTcacatacatttatttgtatatactatgtttgtgtattttttttttttttttaaagaattgaAGCTGAAGTAAAGCAGAAACTATGGCCTATTCTGCACCACATGTCAAAAAAACTTGAAAAGACACACACTGTCAGGACAACCTGTGGGAGCAAGATGGAGGGCACGGTTTCATAAGACACTAATTGTTCTCCTCCAGCACTTGTTTATACTAAACACGGTTAAATAATAAACTCTTTATCTGGAGGCCCAGCCCCAGTGTGCTGCAGGTTTCTGTGTCAACAGCTTCAAATTGTCTGACAATAATTTTGGCTAAAACAAAAAGCTTTAGCTTAGCTTTGCTGATACATTGCATAGTTCAACTGAATTTTACTTTATTCTTCTTACTGACAACTGTCAGCAGGAACAAGAAACGAATCTGCTTTTCTATTATTGAACACCTCTTTGGGTTTTGGCTGACTATAATATTCAACATGATTGTTTTAATGGAAAgcctcttttctgtttggagcttAACATACCGtatatgttgtgttttccagctCCCACTGGTGAGGTCTCCTCTTCCTCCGGCTCATCTACCTGCCTTACCTGAATCTGCCCCCCCATCTATCTCAGCCTCACCCAGCCCTCACCGTCCCCGCACCGAGCCTAAAGTCGACCGGACTTCCACCCTCTTCTTCCACCTTCTTCTTTCTCCCAATTTTCAACACTGCACTATGGCAGGGCGAGGCGGACCAGCACGGACCAACGGCACTGCAGCGAGCAACAAGATCTGCCAGTTTAAGTTAGTGCTGTTGGGGGAATCGGCGGTGGGGAAATCCAGCTTGGTGCTGCGCTTTGTCAAAGGCCAGTTCCACGAGTACCAGGAGAGCACCATCGGAGGTGagggttttgtgttttgtttccagACTGTTAGTGTGCCTGAGGAAGATAATTTTCTATAAATCAGtgaaataattattaatcaatccCCACATTTTTCATTAAGAAGGAACTAAACTGCATCTCAGGGCTGTACAGAATCCGTACAGTATTTGCTCTTTAGCTTGTACTCAGTCTAAAACTTTCTCAACATGTCTGTGAACACAACATGAGTGCtgaagctggaaaaaaaaaaaaacatgtccttGCCAGTGCAATCTTTTGTGTTGTCAAAGCCTGTGCAGGAGAAGGAGTGGCAGAACCAGTTCTTTGTAGCCGATCACCTGATTCTCCTGTGAGCCACCGGCCACCTCGCgcatataaataaattacactGCTTAATATTTTTGACAGTAATGAGCTGAAAATGACTTTAGCTCGCTCTCTGTAAACACTAGCTCTCAGGCAGCAGAGGAGTGAGGTTACTTGAAACAGGAAGGAATTGAGACAACAATGGGACCTGCTGTAGATCAGTGAATCTGATAAAAGAATCATGttcagttttaaaacaacaatatgaTAATCTACCCGTGACTTTGTCATTTTGCATAGCAGGGGCggttaaatgtgttgttttttttttctacattatggtactgtagtactgtagcCTAAGGGCTACACAGGTAAACTTTTAACTGGAATGTTTGTTGCAGTTACAGGTTTCTACTGGAAGCTGCTGACTTTTGAGACCGGACTCGTTATTCATTATTTCGTTAGCTTTACTCACAGCCTTCCCTCTGGCCATTGCCCTGCTGATTGATGTATTTCGTTCCTCTTCGTCAGCCTGTTGGGTTTAACAGAGATTTGTAACTAAATAAACGGCTAATTGAGAtattaatgatgaataaataacGGATTCAGAACTGTTAAGAATACAATTGATCAAAAATATATTCACCAAATATGCACAAAGGTGGCACAACATATTTCTGTAGGTTTAatctgtgcaggtgtgttttagCATCTGGATTTATGTTGGATTTGCATATAAATGAGGAAAGCTAGGCCACGTCTACCCTGAACAGCTCTGATCAAAGCCCAAAGgtgtttttgccttttaaatGGGTGAATGACAGGGAAGTTTTAAAGCATTTCAGGATTAAactgctatataaatgcagtcgttttatatattgtaaaatgttttactctTATTTGTCAGCCAGTATGTAATTTTCTCTAGCTATTGGGAATTATTAATTTTTCCAATCCACATTCCAGCTGGCACGGGGGTCTTCTAGTTTCCATTTTTTTAGTGTTACACATTTTTTGgtaataattaataacatttctgTAAGTTTAAAAGCATTTAACAGAGTCCACTTGGAAAATGAATCTCATGgaattgctaaaaaaaaaaaaaaaaaaacagaaaggtgAGAGATTTCAGTTATATCTGTGTCTTATCTGGTGAATCATAAAGTTAAATATCTGGTGTAATTACTGTTATAAAGACTCTAACTTAACTAAAATAActtctcttttgtttctttctgaaCTCTGCTTTATCAAGCTGCGTATGAGCCGTTGCGTCTTAGGGATGTAGGGACAGGATGCTCAGTGCTTACACTCACCAAAGACTCAAAACcagtcagcatttttttttttttatattctacTGAACTCTTGGTCAGCTGCATGCCTGGTCAAAGATTACAAAGCTTTAAAATATGTGCTACGTAAGTGTGCTTAGTTTCCTCTGTCATGTGACAGTGGGCTGAGTAAGCCAGTCAAATGCAGTTGTGCCTCCTCTTGTCATTTATAAACTATGTTTTTACTTTAGTTTTCTtaattgtgatgtttttgttattcTAATCATTTCAAAAGGGAtaaagctttcttttttttttttagctcttgCAACTACACTACAGCCAGATGATGCTATATTGTGGTCAACATAGCAACGTGTTCCCCCAGATTTAATTTAAATCTTTGTATTATCATCTTCTAATCGACCGTGTGTGATTTTCCTCGTTTCGTCTTATCTTTAATTGTGGAATTTTCCAGTTTAGATCAGACACGTCAGCCCTGTAGACAGCGAGTCTGTGATTTTCTGCATTCTACATACCTCCCGTCTGTCAAAAAGAACTTATCTTatatcttttcttttattttcagctGCCTTCCTCACACAGACGGTATGTTTGGATGACACAACAGTCAAATTTGAGATCTGGGATACTGCAGGACAGGAACGATATCACAGCTTGGCACCCATGTACTACAGGGGAGCCCAGGCAGCCATCGTGGTCTACGATATCACCAACACAGTAAGTTACATGGACTTCTGCAGCACATCAGCCAAAGACTTATCCCATTTTGTTAACTGACCCTTGTCCTCCAGCTTGGGTTGATGATTACTTAATTCAGGAGACGGCTAGAAACCTTTGCTCTTTTAAATCCTACAGTCACATGTAACATGTAAAAAACGGCATCAGcgatttaaagttttttttaaaaagcacaatgTCTCATGATTACGTATGttgcactttttcttttttaaaaggaTACATTCACACGTGCAAAGAACTGGGTGAAGGAGCTCCAGCGACAAGCCAGCCCGAATATTGTTATTGCACTGGCAGGGAACAAAGCAGACTTGGCCAACAAGAGAGCTGTAGATTTCCAGGTAAAGAGGGATTTTTACTGTCTGACATAGAAGTTCTTTAATGAAAttcttggggaaaaaaatctatatatGTTGTCAAATTGCCCAGAGATACGTTTATAtcttgttgtattttgttttgtttaggaAGCACAAGCATATGCAGATGACAACAGTTTGCTCTTCATGGAGACTTCAGCCAAGACTGCTATGAATGTCAATGAGATTTTTATGGCTATAGGTAAGTGCTCCTCagcataaacacagacacattattaGGGCTATTaatttcattatcgattaaactgctgaatgttttttttgattaatgGATCAGTTGTTTAATTTGCAGATTCATTgtttatgaaaacatttgttagttgcagcctcaCTGTCATGTTCCCATCGTGCAGAAATTCATTCGTTGTTGTCTTGAATCCAAAAACAGCCAAGAAGCTTCCTAAGAACGAGCCTCAGGGTGGAGCGGGAGCTGGCGGACGAGCCAGAGGCGGCGTGGACCTGCAGGAAGCTGCACCACAGGGCAGAAGCAGCCAGTGCTGCGGGGGCGGGAACTAACCGACATCAACGAGTCAGCTGATCCAACCAATTTACAGCTTCGATCAACCAGACCAGATATTATCCAGCTGTCAAACAATGTCCCATCGGTCAGACCAAACCACGGTCAGACCGACTACCCTATGAGCAACACAGCACCAATTAAAACTGTTTGGCAAACGAGACCACTGGCCAGTAAACTGCCAGATCCCACTGATGGTTCCAACTGTCGAACCGACCTACAGACCAAGAAATCAACCAACAGGCTTATTTACAGAATCATGTTTTAACCCCTGGACTCGCCAATCCATGACCTCTCTATTGATGATGGACACTTGACGTCACCttagggggggaaaaaaacaaaacaaaacgtcCCACTCATGgaagaaggtaaaaaaaaaaaaaaaaaaaagatcagtcaTGACCAATGGCACTTAGTAGGGCCATCTTGTTCACCcttgtttctgtatttgtgtagaggaaaaaaaataaaataaacgcAACAGGAAGGAATATAAACAGGCTCATCGGCCCTGTCCTTTCTCTTCtaccctcccacccccaccccctgcTTTCTCACATGCACCATAAATTTCTAAAGTATTTCCATCATGGTCTTATGACGCTGTTCAAAAAAAAACACGAATCCCTTTTTAAGTGGGTGGCAGGTGCATGCAGCAGTCCTTCACTTTTCTGTCTTGTTCCTGGTCAGGCGCCTGGAATTGAAGAAGAGAGAAGGTTCGTAACAGGAGGACGGGAATGGACAGATATTTCCTTCTTGATAGAACTGTGTAGATTGAATTATTACCTTGTTATTGttatcactattattattattattattattattacttctTTTGACACAGGCTGTTCAGTATGATTCTAAAGCCTAGACTACCTGAGGTTTTACAATCATCCATCTTATATTACCAAAccatatacagtaaatagtaCTTTATTAACATTGTCACCCATAAGTAATTTTAGcattaatgtaatgtttttgaaatcatcaatgtaaaatgacaaataCATAAGGCAAGACTTGTTTTCTTGACCAAAATCACAACTGTGTATCGAAAGCATATTGCTGTATTTGTATCAGACTTTTCAAGTTTATAATCAATCAGTAGTTATTTGTCAAAACAATATCTTCCCAATCTCTACATGATGTCTTGTCAACCTTAATTATTttgtgatggatttttttttttttttttttaatgtctattttttttttttttctttctgaagaTCTATGGTATTAAATGCACTGGTTCTGTCTCATCATCTTTTTGTGAATTGAGATGTTATCCTCAGTTTCCTTTCCTTAATATTCTCTTTATTTT
The genomic region above belongs to Thunnus albacares chromosome 17, fThuAlb1.1, whole genome shotgun sequence and contains:
- the rab5c gene encoding ras-related protein Rab-5C — protein: MAGRGGPARTNGTAASNKICQFKLVLLGESAVGKSSLVLRFVKGQFHEYQESTIGAAFLTQTVCLDDTTVKFEIWDTAGQERYHSLAPMYYRGAQAAIVVYDITNTDTFTRAKNWVKELQRQASPNIVIALAGNKADLANKRAVDFQEAQAYADDNSLLFMETSAKTAMNVNEIFMAIAKKLPKNEPQGGAGAGGRARGGVDLQEAAPQGRSSQCCGGGN